One segment of Pelecanus crispus isolate bPelCri1 chromosome 2, bPelCri1.pri, whole genome shotgun sequence DNA contains the following:
- the CXCR6 gene encoding C-X-C chemokine receptor type 6, giving the protein MATTDTVNFYYNFSIIDPNENGSENFHIFTRVFLPCMYSVVFIFGLAGNMLVFVILVFYEKLKMLTDVFLLNLAIADWVFLWTLPFWAYSAAQEWTFGTVACRIIRGLYTLNLYTSMLTLTSITFDRLIAITFATKAHMRQTKRMTWGKLICVLIWVISLAFATPQFIFSEVFHMDKVICQEEYSNQRTELVLEVIQVTLGYFTPMLAMIICYSLIIRTLLHAKSFQKNKSLKRIFSVVAIFILTQSPYTFLRLIKIIDWSFNLNSSFEYAIIITEALAYFHSCLNPVLYFFMGVKFRRNLQKIIKNSRCAKWQVTAKQWQTTEEEGSKTFIASNNADATSMYVL; this is encoded by the coding sequence ATGGCAACTACAGATACTGTTAACTTTTATTATAACTTTTCCATCATCGATCCCAATGAAAATGGAAGTGAGAATTTTCACATCTTTACAAGAGTCTTCCTGCCCTGTATGTACTCAGTTGTTTTCATCTTCGGGCTAGCAGGAAACATGCTAGTCTTTGTCATACTAGTTTTCTACGAGAAACTGAAGATGCTGACAGATGTATTTTTGCTGAATTTGGCTATAGCTGACTGGGTCTTCCTATGGACGCTGCCATTCTGGGCATATTCTGCTGCTCAGGAGTGGACTTTTGGCACCGTGGCTTGTCGTATTATACGGGGCTTGTATACTCTGAACTTGTACACTTCAATGCTAACTCTAACGTCTATCACCTTTGACCGGCTTATTGCTATTACTTTTGCCACCAAAGCACATATGCGTCAAACCAAACGAATGACATGGGGCAAATTAATCTGTGTCTTGATCTGGGTGATCTCACTAGCATTTGCCACACcacagtttatttttagtgaGGTGTTTCATATGGATAAGGTAATATGTCAGGAAGAATACTCAAACCAACGCACAGAACTGGTTCTTGAAGTGATCCAAGTGACCCTTGGCTATTTTACTCCCATGCTAGCCATGATCATCTGCTACTCCCTAATTATTAGAACCTTACTGCACGCCAAGAGTTTTCAAAAGAACAAATCtctaaaaagaatattttctgtagtTGCCATATTTATTCTTACTCAGTCACCCTATACTTTCTTGCGACTGATAAAGATCATAGACTGGAGCTTTAACTTGAATAGCAGCTTTGAATACGCAATCATCATAACAGAAGCTCTTGCTTATTTCCATAGCTGTCTTAACcctgttctgtatttcttcatggGGGTGAAATTCAGGAGGaacttacagaaaattattaaaaactcAAGATGCGCCAAATGGCAAGTTACGGCTAAACAGTGGCAAACCACTGAAGAGGAAGGCTCTAAAACTTTTATTGCCTCAAATAACGCAGATGCAACAAGCATGTATGTGCTCTAA